TACGAGCTCGTGAAGATAAGCGAGGATCACGAGGTAGCGGTCGTTGTCGGGGGAGGAAGGGTTGCAAGGGAGTACATCAGGGCAGCCAAGACCTTCACGCCCAACGAGACCTTCAAGGACTACATCGGCATACACATAACCCGTGCAAACGCGATGCTCCTGATAGCGGCCCTTGGGGAGAAGGCCTATCCATTCGTCGTTCAGGACTTCCGTAAGGCGTGGGAGGTCATGCAGGTCAAGAAAATCCCGATAATGGGGGGAACGCATCCGGGCCACACGACGGACGCTGTTGCAGCTCTCCTCGCGGAGTACCTTCAGGCGGACCTTCTCGTTGTGGTCACCAACGTTGATGGAGTTTACGACTCCGACCCAAGGAAGAACCCAGATGCAAAGAAGCTCGACAAAATAACGACTGATCAGCTCGTCGAGATAGCCATGCAAGCCGAGAGCAAGGCCGGAGGAAGCGGGGTCGTGGATGCTTTGGCTGCAAAGTTCATCCAGCGCGGCGGGATAAAGACCTACATCGTCGGGAAAAGCGATGCCTACCACCTCTTCGATGTCGTGAAGGGGAAACACGGTGGAACGGTTGTGGAGCCCTGAGGTTTTCCCTTTGTTCTTCTTCATGATACTGTTTAATTTTAGGATATAGGGAGTATAGGATAAAAACCAAACCCCTTGAGCGGGGGGTCACGTGGATTTCCGGAGCCGGCAGGCGGTGAGCTTGAGCTCGGGGGTTCCCGCTTTGTTGAGGGCATCGTTAGTAAGTACGTTGGCCCCGAAGTGGAAGGGAACGACCACCGTGCCCTCCTGAACCCCACCGATAACGGCCTTCACGCTCACCGCCCCCCTGCGCGTCTCGATTATCACCTCGTCCCCGTCTTTTATTCCCATTCTCTCCGCGTCGGCCCCGTTTATGTATGCCACCGGTTCCTCCATGAGCTTCACGAGGGAGGGGCTTCTCAGCGTCATCTCGCCCGTGTTGTAATGGCTCCCCGCCCTTACGGTTATCAGCGTGAGGGGATATTCCCTGTCTGGCGTCTCCCAGGGGAGTATCTGCTCCACGGCGTTGAAGAAGGCTTTTCCCCCAGGCGTCGGGAACCCCCAAGTGTACAGCCTCTTTCTCGGCAGGAAAAAGCCGTAGGAGTTCTTGAGCTCCTCAACGCTCCTCTCCTCGAGCTCGGGGAAGAGCTTGAAGTACTCCTCCGTCACTTCCTCTACCCTCCCGTAATCGAACCCAGGAAGCCCGAGGGCCCTGCCGAGCATTGTTATAATCTCCCAGTCCGGCTTCGCCTCCCCGGGAGGCTCGCAAACTTTGTGGCTCCACTGTATTCTCCTCTCGCTGTTCATGTAGCTTCCCTCCCTCTCGCAGAAGGCCGCCGCCGGGAGGACGTAGTGAGCATAGCGGGAGGTCTTCGTGGGGAAGATGTCCTGAACCACGAGGAGGTCGAGCTTTTTGAGGGCCTTCACCACCGCGTTGCTGTTGGGCTCGCTCACCACAGGGTTCTCACCCATTATGTAGAGGGCCCTCAGTTCCCCGTTCTCTATCGCGTCGAAGAACTCAGTGAGGTAAAGGCCGCGCTCCATTGGGATGCTGCCAACCCCCCATATCCTCATGACCCTCTCCCTGAACTCCCCGTTGGTGAGCTCGACGTAGCCGGGGAGGTACTCGCTAAGCGCACCCATGTAAGCGGCCCCCTGGACGTTGTTCTGGCCCCTGACGGGGTACAGGCCGCCCTTCTCGCCGATGTAGCCCGTGAGGAGCGCGAGGTTTATGATGGCGAGAACGTTCTCGACACCGGAGACGTGCTGCGTAAGTCCCATCCCCCACATAAGCGCACCGCTCCCGGCGAGGGCGAACTCCCTTGCCACCTGCTCTATAAGCGAGGCCTTCACGCCCGTTATTCTCTCCGCGTACTCAGGGGTGTACTTCCTCGTGGCCATTGCGACCTCCATGAAGTCCCGCGTGTTCCTCTCGATGAATGCCTCGTCGTAGAGTTCGTCCCTTATTATCACGTGGGCCATCGCGTTGGCGAGGGTTATGTCCGTCCCGGGCCGGATGAGAAGCGCCAGGTCAGCCCACCTCGTCGTCAGCGTCTCCCTCACGTCCACCGCTATTATCTTCGCCCCGCGCTTCCGGGCCCTGTGGAGGTAGCTCATGAGCACGGGGTGTGTGTCCGCGGGGTTGTAGCCCCATATCAGGAGAACCTTAAAGCGCTCCAGATCCTCGTAGGGGTTCGTCTGGACGCCCATACCAAGGGCTTTCTTGAGGGCGTGGACGCTCGCCTCGTGGCAGAGACGCGCGCAGTTGTCTATGTTGTTCGTCCCGAGGATACGGGCGAGCTTGGCCAAGAGGTAGTTGTCCTCGTTGGAGCACTTCGAGGATGCTATGAAGCCTATCGCCCCCGGCCCGTAGAACTCCCTTATCTCCAGCAGCTTCGAGGAAATTTCCTCCATTGCCTTGGCCCATGAAATCTCCCTGAAGGTGCCGTTCTCGCGTTTCAGGGGCTTCTTAAGTCTCTCGGGATGGGAGATAAACTCCGTGGCCCTCAGCCCCTTTGGACAGAGCAGTCCCCTGTTCACGGGGGAGTTCTTATCGGGACGCACCGTGAGGTTTTCCACAATGAGAGAGCATCCGAAACCGCAGTAGGGACATACCACCCGCTTCACGCTACCACCTTGTTTATATGAAAACGTCAAAAATTTAAAAGGTTTCGGTGAATTTCAACGCCTAAATGCCAAAAATCTCCCCAAAACCTTTAGAGGTGGCCGGTAGAGTTAGTGAAGGTGATAACATGCTCCATCACGTTAGGCTTATTTACGCCACCAAGAGCCGGAAGCTCGTTGGTAAGAAAATCGTTCTGGCCATTCCAGGAAGCATAGCCGCTGTGGAGTGCGTCAAGCTCGCGAGGGAGCTTATAAGACACGGTGCAGAAGTCCACGCCGTAATGAGCGAGAACGCCCAGAAGATAATCCACCCATACGCCATGGAGTTCGCCACCGGGAACCCTGTTGTGACGGAAATCACGGGCTTCATCGAGCACGTTGAACTCGCTGGAGAGCACGAGAACAAGGCCGACCTCGTTCTGGTCTGTCCCGCCACCGCAAACACCATCTCAAAAATCGCCTGCGGGATTGATGATACGCCAGTTACAACCGTCGTGACGACTGCATTCGCCCACACCCCAATAATGATAGCCCCTGCGATGCACTCCACGATGTACGACCACCCCATCGTGAAGGAGAACATCGAGAAGCTAAAGAAACTTGGAGTTGAGTTCATAGGGCCGAGGTTCGAGGAGGGCAAGGCCAAAGTCGCCTCGATCGAGGAAATAGTCTACCACGTCATGAGGAAGCTCCACCCCAAGAGCCTCGAGGGGAAGCGCGTCCTCGTTACAGCCGGAGCCACGAGGGAGTACATAGACCCAATACGCTACATAACCAACGCGAGCAGCGGGAAGATGGGGGTGGCGATAGCGGAGGAGGCGGAGCTCCGCGGCGCGGAAGTGACGCTGGTGAGAACGAAGGGGAGCGTGCCCAGCCTCGTTGAGAACCAGATCGAGGTCGAGACCGTAGAGGAGATGCTTGAGGCGATAGAGAACGAGCTTAAGGCCAAGAAGTACGACGCCGTCGTTCTGGCAGCAGCGGTAAGCGACTTCCGCGTTAAGGAGAAGGCAGGAGCGAAGATAAAGAGCGGTAAGAGCATAACGCTCGAGCTCGAGCCGACCCCCAAGATAATAGACCTCGTGAAGGAGCTCCAGCCGGAGGTTTTCCTCGTGGGCTTCAAGGCAGAGACAGGACTGAGCGAGGAGGAGCTCGTTGAGGCAGCCAGGAAGCAGATTCAGAGGGCGGGAAGCGATTTGGTCGTTGCCAACACGCTCAAGGCCTTTGGAAGCGAGGAGAACGAGGTTGTGCTCGTTGGCAGGGAGCACGTCAAGAAACTCCCAAGGATGAGCAAGCGCGAGCTGGCGGAGAGGCTCTGGGATGAGGTGGTTGTCCACCTCTGACCCCCATTTTCCGAAAGCCTTAAAAACCTTCCATCTCTTCTACCTTGTGGACGCGGGCCGGTAGCTCAGCTTGGGAGAGCGACGGCTTCGCAAGCCGTAGGCCGCGGGTTCAAATCCCGCCCGGTCCACCATACATTCCTTCTCGAACCTTCCCTTGGGAATAAGCTTATTAATGACATTTCTGGAGTAGATGTGAGGTGAGGGTATGCTCGTTGGGATAATGAGTGACACTCACGACAACCTCCCGGCCATACGGAGGGCCGTGGAGCTCTTCAACCGGGAGAACGTTGACCTCGTCATTCACTGCGGAGACTACGTGGCCCCCTTCGTTAAGAGGGAACTTTCGAAGTTAAACGCCCCGCTGAAGGGGGTTTTTGGCAACAACGATGGAGAGAGGGAGGGTCTAAGGGAGGCCCTCGGGGTTGAGGACGAGATACTGGAGCTGACCGTTGACGGCTTTAAGGTGGTGGTTCTCCACGGTACGGACGAGAGGGTCGTGAGGGCATTTACAAGGAGCCAGGCATACGACGTAGTTGTGAGGGGGCACACCCACAGGTACGAGATAGCAGAAAACGGGAGAACCCTCCTCCTGAACCCGGGCGAAGTCAGCGGCTACGTGAGTGGCGTTAAGAGCGTCGCATTCCTCGACACGAAGAAGAGGGAAGTCCGCATAGTGGACATAGAGTCGGAAGAAATACTGGGTCTCATGAGTCTTTGAGACCTCCGGAAACTCTTTTATATCTTGACCTCCATTAGGTTACGGGGTTCGACTATGAGGAACACCGAACTTCTGGCCCCCAAGGAGAGGGTAGACTCCCTCATACTCATAGGTGTAAGGGAGAAGGAGCAGATTGAGTTCGTCAAGGTTTACGCCCTAGGTAAGGACAGTGCGACCGAACTTCTGAGCGAGTTTTTTAACGATCAGGGCCTTCTGCCCACGGATTTTGTCGTGGTTGACCATGGCTTTGAGGACGTCTCCGAAAAGGGCATCATAAGTACCAAAACGGAGGAGGAACTCTCCGCGTATCTGGCCCGCATGGGTCTCAAACTCTTCTCAAACGGTGTTTTCTACGTGGGCGACCTGGAGAAGGTATACCAGATAACCGCCATAAGTAAGGAGCTCTACGAGAGTCTGAAGAGGAAAAAGCGCGAGGAAGTGGAGGAGAGGCCACGGGAGGTCGAGGAGAAGGAGATTGAACCGTACATAGACCTCAACGCAATCCCTCCCGGGGAGGTTCCCAAGAAGTATGTTTCTGCACTGGGCAAGCTCAACCTCAAGGAGGACACACTCATAATAAACGAAGCAGGTATAGACCTTGAAAAGGTTCTGGCATCTATAATAAAGGGGCAGGTTCTCATTCCCAGGCAGATAAGCATCGAGGATGAGATAATAGTGCGTATTTTTGACCCCGAACTCCACAGGGAGGTGCAGTCGAAGGTTGACCGCGTCCTCGTTAAGACCCCCGTAATATTCTGGGACTATTACCTCGATACAATGGAAGAGTTCGAATTCAAGAAGCAGGAGGAGTTCGTTTACACCGCCCCGATATTCCTTAAGGCGACAAGAGGATTTCTGGTACTCCTTGAGCCACCCGTGGAGCTTGTTAAAAAACTCCAGCGCCTCAAGAAGAGAGGATACGTTAAATTTTACCTCAAACACAAACAGCACAAGATACCCGTTGACTTCATAATGGTGGTTGAGACAACCAACTGGGGGCGCTACAGCACCCTCAACTTCCCGGTCACGATAAACCTCCCCCGCCTTGACGAGGATACTTGGGTAAAGCTCCTCCAAGGGGAGTTCGACGAAAAACTTCCCCTCTCCGAAGTGCGCAGACTCCCCGCGGAATACAGGACTATGGTGGCGTTTAAGAACATCAAGAAGCTCCACCAGAAGCTGAAGGAACGCCATCCAGACAGAGACGAGCTGCAGATTTTAAAAGAGGTCATAGACATTATGATTGGGGAGGAGTGATGATTGAGATTGACGGGAGCTACGGAGAGGGAGGAGGCCAAATAATAAGGACGAGTGTAGCACTCTCCGCCATAACGGGGAAATCCGTTCGCATAGTGAACATACGCGCCAACCGTCCGAACCCTGGCCTCAGGCCCCAGCACCTCCACGCGGTTCTGGCCCTGAAGGAGCTTACGGACGGGAGGGTCAAGGGCGCGAGGGTGGGATCAAAGACGCTCGAGTTCCATCCCGGTGAGCTCAGGGGCGGGAGGATAGAGGTTAACGTCGGCACAGCGGGTAGCATAAGTCTCGTTCTCCAGGCCCTTCTTCCGGCAATGGCCTTCTCCCCGGAACCCGTTGAATTCCGCATCTCCGGAGGTACGGACGTCGCGTGGTCGCCCCCGATAGACTACATGAAGCACGTAACCCTCTTCGCCCTGGAGAGGATTGGGGTTATGGTTAACCTCGAGGTGGAGCGCAGGGGGCATTATCCAAAGGGCGGGGGAGTGGTGCGTGGAAGCGTTGAGCCGTGGAAGAGAAGAAAGCCGCTCGTGGCCGAACGCTTCTCAGAGATAAAACGCATAAGCGGGATAAGCCATGCCACGAACCTCCCCTCCCACGTTGCCGAGAGACAGGCTAGGGCCGCAGAGGAGGTTCTTAGGGATTATAATGTGGAGATTGAGCTGGAGGTCTCGAAATCCCTCGGTCCCGGGAGCGGAATAGTCCTGTGGGCGGAGACGGATGCGCTCAGGCTCGGTGGTGATGCCCTCGGGAGGAGAGGCAAACCCGCGGAGGTCGTGGGAAGAGAGGCGGCCCTTGAGCTCAAGGAGGAACTTGAAGGCGGCTGTGCCGTTGATAGATTCCTTGGGGATCAGGTGATTCCCTTTATGGCCTTCTCCGGTGGCAGGATTTGCGTGAGCAAGGTTACCAACCACCTGAGGACCAACGTGTGGGTCGTGGAGCGCTTCATGGGGAGGCGTTTTGAGGTGGATGGGAAAATGGTCCGGACTTTGGAGGTATGAACCTCGCTTCATGCTCTCCTGTGTTCTTTTGAGCATTTTACGGCCATGAAAACCCTTTTAAACTTTACAAACTACAACTCCACAGATTCCCCGAAGGTGGTCTTCATGAGCATGGAAGAGAAGGTTAACGAACTGTATGAGAGGAAGGAGAAAATCACCCAGATGGGTGGCGAAAAAGCCGTCGAAAAGCAGCACGCCAAGGGAAAGCTCACCGCACGCGAAAGGATTGAGAAGCTCCTCGACCCGGGCAGCTTCGTCGAGATAGGCATGTTCGTCAAGCACCGCGGTACGGAGTTCGGCCTCGACAAGAAGGAGCTCCCGGCCGATGGAGTCATCACCGGCTACGGAACAATAGACGGGCGCTTGGTTTTCGTCTTCGCCCAGGATTTCACAGTCATGGGCGGTTCCCTCGGCGAGATGCACGCTGCCAAGATAAAGCGCGTTATGGAGCTCGCCATGGAGGCGGGGGCGCCGATAATAGGCCTCAACGATTCCGGTGGAGCGAGGATACAGGAGGGCGTTGATTCGCTCAAGGGCTACGGTGAGATATTCAAGATGAACACACTTGCCAGCGGTGTTGTGCCCCAGATAACCGTCATCATGGGGCCGTGTGCGGGTGGGGCCGTTTACAGTCCCGCCATAGGCGACTTCATAGTTATGGTGAACAACCCCTCAACCTTTATGTTCATCACCGGCCCGCAGGTCGTTAAGGCGGTAACGGGTGTGGAGGTCTCCTCCGAACAGCTCGGCGGTGGAATGGTGCACGCCCAGAAAGCGGGACAAGCCCACCTCCTTGCCTCAAGCGACGAGGAAGCCTTAGCCCTCGTGAGGAAGCTCGTGAGCTACCTCCCGCTCAACAACATGGAGAAACCCCCGCGCGTTGAGGTTAAGGACCTTCCCTTCAGGAAGAGCGACAGGCTCTACGAGATAGTTCCGGACGACCCGAACAAGGGTTACGACGTGAGGGAGGTCATCTACGAGATAGTTGACAGGGACGAGAACGGCAACCCAGACTTCCTCGAGGTTCTGCCCTACTTCGCGCCCAACGCCGTCGTTGGCTTCGCGAGAATGAACGGCCAGACGGTTGGTATCGTCGCCAACAACCCCATACACTTCGCAGGAGTCCTCGACATTGACAGCTCGGACAAGATAGCGCGCTTCGTTAGAACCTGCGACGCATTCAACATCCCCATAGTTACGCTCGTTGACGTTCCGGGCTACCTCCCCGGCGTCCAGCAGGAGTACGGGGGAATCATAAGGCACGGAGCGAAGGTTCTCTACGCCTACGCCGAGGCAACGGTTCCGATGGTCACCGTAATCCTGAGAAAGGCCTATGGAGGGGCTTACCTCGCCATGGGAAGCAAGCACCTCGGTGCTGACTTCGTGTTTGCATGGCCCACCGCGGAGATAGCCGTTATGGGGCCTGAGGGAGCCGCCAACATCATCTTCAGGAAGGAGATAGCTCAAGCTGAGAACCCGGAGGAAGTAAGACATCAGAAGATAGCAGAGTACCGCGAGCGCTTTGCTAACCCCTACGTTGCCGCATCCAGGGGCTACATTGACGATGTGATTGATCCGGCCGAAACGAGGGGCAAGATCATCATGGCCCTCGAAGCCCTCGCCAGCAAGCGCGTCAAGCTGCCCCCGAAGAAGCACGGCAACATACCGCTGTGAGGTGTGAGAGATGGTCTCAATGGGAGCCTTCATTGAAGGCCTTTACATTACCATTTTAGGTGTTACCGTGGTCTTTGGAGTCCTCATAATACTCTCCCTGGCCATGTACGGTATAGGCTGGCTGGAGAGGCGACTCGTGGAGAAGGAGACTCAAGCGGTTGAGGCCCCGTCAGTCGCTAAGGCCGTTGAGAAGCCAGCGGAAGAGGCGCCAAAGGCGAAGATAGAGCCCAAGAAACTCGCGATAATAACGGCCGCACTGCTTGCCTACACCGCTGAGAAGAACGCCCAGCTCAGGCCACTCCCCTTTAAGAAGCTTCCCTCAAGGGAGTGGGGCCTTTACAGCCTTCAGAGCCAGATGGAAGAGGTTGAGAACTTTAACTACGAACTCGGAAAGTGGTGATAAACATGCCCGGAAAGGTTAAGGTCATCGTTGATGGTGTTGAGTACGAGGTTGAGATAGAGGAACTCGGTGGAGGACGCTTTAAGGTAAGCTTCGAGGGCGAGAGCTACGAGGTCAAGGCTAAGGACCTTGGAATACCAGTTGCCCTTCCGGCCCAGCCGGCTTCCGTGCCCACGCCCACTCCAGCCCCGGCTCCAGTGCCTGCCGCGCCGATTGAGACGCCCAAGCCCGCTGCACCTGCCGCCGGTGGAAACGCGGTAACGGCCCCGATGCCCGGAAAAATCCTTAGAATCCTCGTTAAGGAGGGCGAGGAGGTCAAGACGGGCCAGGGTCTGCTCGTCCTTGAGGCAATGAAGATGGAGAACGAGATTCCCTCACCGATGGACGGCGTCGTTAAGGCAATACACGTTAGGGAAGGGGAGACGGTTGATACCGGCCAGCTCCTAATAGAACTCGGGTGATGGAAAATGGCGGGACTGGAACAGGCAGTCATTGACTTCTTCAACGGGATGGGGCTCCTCCACCTGAGCGTCGGCAACTTGGTCATGATACTCGTGGGCCTGACGCTCATCTATCTGGCCATAAGGTACGAGATGGAGCCGCTCCTGCTCCTGCCCATAGG
This region of Palaeococcus ferrophilus DSM 13482 genomic DNA includes:
- a CDS encoding metallophosphoesterase codes for the protein MLVGIMSDTHDNLPAIRRAVELFNRENVDLVIHCGDYVAPFVKRELSKLNAPLKGVFGNNDGEREGLREALGVEDEILELTVDGFKVVVLHGTDERVVRAFTRSQAYDVVVRGHTHRYEIAENGRTLLLNPGEVSGYVSGVKSVAFLDTKKREVRIVDIESEEILGLMSL
- a CDS encoding acetyl-CoA carboxylase biotin carboxyl carrier protein subunit, which codes for MPGKVKVIVDGVEYEVEIEELGGGRFKVSFEGESYEVKAKDLGIPVALPAQPASVPTPTPAPAPVPAAPIETPKPAAPAAGGNAVTAPMPGKILRILVKEGEEVKTGQGLLVLEAMKMENEIPSPMDGVVKAIHVREGETVDTGQLLIELG
- a CDS encoding acyl-CoA carboxylase subunit beta, which translates into the protein MSMEEKVNELYERKEKITQMGGEKAVEKQHAKGKLTARERIEKLLDPGSFVEIGMFVKHRGTEFGLDKKELPADGVITGYGTIDGRLVFVFAQDFTVMGGSLGEMHAAKIKRVMELAMEAGAPIIGLNDSGGARIQEGVDSLKGYGEIFKMNTLASGVVPQITVIMGPCAGGAVYSPAIGDFIVMVNNPSTFMFITGPQVVKAVTGVEVSSEQLGGGMVHAQKAGQAHLLASSDEEALALVRKLVSYLPLNNMEKPPRVEVKDLPFRKSDRLYEIVPDDPNKGYDVREVIYEIVDRDENGNPDFLEVLPYFAPNAVVGFARMNGQTVGIVANNPIHFAGVLDIDSSDKIARFVRTCDAFNIPIVTLVDVPGYLPGVQQEYGGIIRHGAKVLYAYAEATVPMVTVILRKAYGGAYLAMGSKHLGADFVFAWPTAEIAVMGPEGAANIIFRKEIAQAENPEEVRHQKIAEYRERFANPYVAASRGYIDDVIDPAETRGKIIMALEALASKRVKLPPKKHGNIPL
- the pyrH gene encoding UMP kinase; protein product: MRIVFDIGGSVLVPDKPDIDFIEHIAYELVKISEDHEVAVVVGGGRVAREYIRAAKTFTPNETFKDYIGIHITRANAMLLIAALGEKAYPFVVQDFRKAWEVMQVKKIPIMGGTHPGHTTDAVAALLAEYLQADLLVVVTNVDGVYDSDPRKNPDAKKLDKITTDQLVEIAMQAESKAGGSGVVDALAAKFIQRGGIKTYIVGKSDAYHLFDVVKGKHGGTVVEP
- the fdhF gene encoding formate dehydrogenase subunit alpha, whose protein sequence is MKRVVCPYCGFGCSLIVENLTVRPDKNSPVNRGLLCPKGLRATEFISHPERLKKPLKRENGTFREISWAKAMEEISSKLLEIREFYGPGAIGFIASSKCSNEDNYLLAKLARILGTNNIDNCARLCHEASVHALKKALGMGVQTNPYEDLERFKVLLIWGYNPADTHPVLMSYLHRARKRGAKIIAVDVRETLTTRWADLALLIRPGTDITLANAMAHVIIRDELYDEAFIERNTRDFMEVAMATRKYTPEYAERITGVKASLIEQVAREFALAGSGALMWGMGLTQHVSGVENVLAIINLALLTGYIGEKGGLYPVRGQNNVQGAAYMGALSEYLPGYVELTNGEFRERVMRIWGVGSIPMERGLYLTEFFDAIENGELRALYIMGENPVVSEPNSNAVVKALKKLDLLVVQDIFPTKTSRYAHYVLPAAAFCEREGSYMNSERRIQWSHKVCEPPGEAKPDWEIITMLGRALGLPGFDYGRVEEVTEEYFKLFPELEERSVEELKNSYGFFLPRKRLYTWGFPTPGGKAFFNAVEQILPWETPDREYPLTLITVRAGSHYNTGEMTLRSPSLVKLMEEPVAYINGADAERMGIKDGDEVIIETRRGAVSVKAVIGGVQEGTVVVPFHFGANVLTNDALNKAGTPELKLTACRLRKST
- the coaBC gene encoding bifunctional phosphopantothenoylcysteine decarboxylase/phosphopantothenate--cysteine ligase CoaBC, which codes for MLHHVRLIYATKSRKLVGKKIVLAIPGSIAAVECVKLARELIRHGAEVHAVMSENAQKIIHPYAMEFATGNPVVTEITGFIEHVELAGEHENKADLVLVCPATANTISKIACGIDDTPVTTVVTTAFAHTPIMIAPAMHSTMYDHPIVKENIEKLKKLGVEFIGPRFEEGKAKVASIEEIVYHVMRKLHPKSLEGKRVLVTAGATREYIDPIRYITNASSGKMGVAIAEEAELRGAEVTLVRTKGSVPSLVENQIEVETVEEMLEAIENELKAKKYDAVVLAAAVSDFRVKEKAGAKIKSGKSITLELEPTPKIIDLVKELQPEVFLVGFKAETGLSEEELVEAARKQIQRAGSDLVVANTLKAFGSEENEVVLVGREHVKKLPRMSKRELAERLWDEVVVHL
- the rtcA gene encoding RNA 3'-terminal phosphate cyclase → MIEIDGSYGEGGGQIIRTSVALSAITGKSVRIVNIRANRPNPGLRPQHLHAVLALKELTDGRVKGARVGSKTLEFHPGELRGGRIEVNVGTAGSISLVLQALLPAMAFSPEPVEFRISGGTDVAWSPPIDYMKHVTLFALERIGVMVNLEVERRGHYPKGGGVVRGSVEPWKRRKPLVAERFSEIKRISGISHATNLPSHVAERQARAAEEVLRDYNVEIELEVSKSLGPGSGIVLWAETDALRLGGDALGRRGKPAEVVGREAALELKEELEGGCAVDRFLGDQVIPFMAFSGGRICVSKVTNHLRTNVWVVERFMGRRFEVDGKMVRTLEV
- a CDS encoding OadG family protein codes for the protein MVSMGAFIEGLYITILGVTVVFGVLIILSLAMYGIGWLERRLVEKETQAVEAPSVAKAVEKPAEEAPKAKIEPKKLAIITAALLAYTAEKNAQLRPLPFKKLPSREWGLYSLQSQMEEVENFNYELGKW